The Paraburkholderia sp. ZP32-5 genome includes a window with the following:
- the pepN gene encoding aminopeptidase N, with protein MADTATPNVIRRADYAPPAFLIDTVALEFDLVPERTVVRNTMRVRRNPDASRAAHLELMGEQLEFVSAEIDGKPFPNAHPHEHGLLLDNVPDSFELTLTSICNPAENTTLSGLYVSSGNFFTQCEAEGFRRITYFLDRPDVMASFTVTLRASRADYPVLLSNGNLLEEGDLPDGRHFARWEDPFRKPSYLFALVAGKLVALEERVTTGSGKEKLLQVWVEPQDLDKTRHAMDSLIHSIHWDEERFGLELDLDRFMIVAVSDFNMGAMENKGLNIFNTKYVLANPETATDTDFANIEAVVGHEYFHNWTGNRVTCRDWFQLSLKEGLTVFRDQEFSADMAGGATDEAARATKRIEDVRVLRQMQFAEDAGPMAHPVRPESYVEINNFYTMTVYEKGSEVVRMYQTLFGRDGFRKGMDLYFKRHDGQAVTCDDFRHALADANGRDLAQFERWYSQAGTPRVSVRTRYDAAQQRYSVTLRQGYGDAAPAARETQKGPLLIPFAIGLIGRDGRDLLLQLEGEAQASTAASASTTRVLEFTQTEQTFTFVNVGEEPLPSLLRNFSAPVIVEYDYSADQLAFLLAHDSDPFNRWEAGQRLATRELLALASRAAAGAALQLDDSVVAAFARVLTDETLSPAFRELALMLPSEAYLAEQMTESNPAAVHAARQFVRKRLANALRDEWLSVYEQHRTPGAYEATPEAAGHRALKNLALSYLTELDDPTQAVSLAAAQYDAADNMTDRAAALSALLNAAAPQGGSADAQRALDDFYQRFEKEPLVIDKWFALQATQRGNPRHPVIDTVRQLMTHPAFNLKNPNRARSLIFSFCAANPAQFHAEDGSGYAFWAEQVIALDALNPQVAARLARSLELWRRFTPALRENMRAALEKVAAQVKSRDVREIIEKALA; from the coding sequence ATGGCCGATACCGCAACGCCCAATGTGATCCGCCGCGCCGATTACGCGCCGCCCGCCTTCCTGATCGACACCGTCGCGCTGGAGTTCGATCTGGTCCCCGAACGCACGGTCGTCAGAAACACGATGCGCGTGCGCCGCAATCCGGATGCGTCGCGCGCCGCGCACCTCGAACTGATGGGCGAACAGCTCGAATTCGTCAGCGCGGAAATCGACGGCAAGCCGTTTCCGAATGCGCATCCTCACGAGCATGGCCTGCTGCTCGACAACGTGCCCGACAGCTTCGAGCTCACGCTGACCAGTATCTGCAATCCGGCGGAAAACACCACGCTGTCGGGTCTGTATGTGTCGAGCGGCAACTTCTTCACGCAGTGCGAAGCCGAGGGCTTTCGCCGCATCACCTATTTCCTCGACCGCCCCGACGTAATGGCAAGCTTCACGGTCACGCTGCGCGCGAGCCGGGCCGACTATCCGGTGCTGCTGTCCAACGGCAATCTGCTCGAAGAAGGCGATCTGCCCGACGGCCGCCATTTCGCGCGTTGGGAAGATCCGTTCAGAAAGCCGAGCTATCTGTTCGCGCTGGTCGCGGGCAAGCTCGTCGCGCTCGAAGAACGCGTGACGACTGGCTCCGGCAAGGAAAAGCTGCTGCAGGTGTGGGTCGAGCCGCAGGATCTCGACAAGACCCGTCACGCGATGGATTCGCTGATCCACTCGATCCACTGGGACGAGGAACGCTTCGGGCTTGAACTCGATCTGGACCGCTTCATGATTGTCGCGGTCAGCGACTTCAACATGGGCGCGATGGAGAACAAGGGGCTCAACATCTTCAACACGAAGTACGTGCTGGCGAACCCCGAAACCGCGACCGACACCGACTTCGCGAACATCGAGGCCGTGGTCGGCCACGAGTACTTCCACAACTGGACCGGCAACCGCGTGACCTGCCGCGACTGGTTCCAGCTGAGCCTGAAGGAAGGCCTGACGGTGTTCCGCGACCAGGAGTTCTCGGCCGATATGGCGGGCGGCGCCACCGACGAAGCCGCGCGCGCCACCAAGCGCATCGAGGACGTGCGCGTGCTGCGCCAGATGCAGTTCGCCGAGGACGCGGGTCCGATGGCGCATCCGGTGCGCCCGGAGAGCTACGTCGAGATCAACAACTTCTACACGATGACGGTCTACGAGAAAGGCTCGGAAGTCGTGCGGATGTATCAGACGCTGTTCGGCCGCGACGGTTTCCGCAAGGGCATGGACCTGTACTTCAAGCGCCACGACGGCCAGGCCGTGACCTGCGACGACTTCCGCCACGCGCTCGCCGATGCGAATGGCCGCGACCTCGCGCAGTTCGAGCGCTGGTACAGCCAGGCGGGCACGCCGCGCGTGTCGGTGCGCACCCGCTACGATGCCGCGCAGCAGCGCTACAGCGTGACGCTGCGCCAGGGTTACGGCGACGCCGCGCCGGCCGCGCGCGAAACGCAGAAAGGGCCGCTGCTGATCCCGTTCGCGATCGGCCTGATCGGCAGGGACGGCCGCGATCTGCTATTGCAGCTCGAAGGCGAAGCTCAGGCGTCGACAGCGGCATCCGCATCGACCACGCGCGTGCTCGAATTCACGCAGACCGAACAGACCTTCACGTTCGTCAATGTCGGCGAGGAACCGCTGCCGTCGCTGCTGCGCAATTTCTCGGCGCCGGTGATCGTCGAGTACGACTATTCGGCGGATCAGCTGGCGTTCCTGCTTGCGCACGACAGCGATCCGTTCAACCGCTGGGAAGCGGGTCAGCGGCTCGCCACGCGCGAGCTGCTCGCGCTGGCCAGCCGCGCGGCCGCGGGCGCGGCGCTGCAGCTCGACGATTCGGTGGTCGCCGCATTCGCGCGCGTGCTGACCGACGAGACGCTGTCGCCGGCATTCCGCGAGCTCGCGCTGATGCTACCGTCCGAAGCGTATCTGGCCGAGCAGATGACCGAGTCGAACCCGGCCGCCGTTCATGCGGCGCGGCAGTTCGTGCGCAAGCGCCTCGCCAATGCGTTGCGCGACGAGTGGCTGAGCGTGTACGAGCAGCATCGCACGCCGGGCGCGTATGAAGCGACGCCGGAAGCGGCCGGTCATCGCGCGTTGAAGAATCTGGCGCTGTCGTATCTGACCGAGCTGGACGATCCGACCCAGGCCGTGAGCCTCGCTGCCGCGCAATACGATGCCGCCGACAACATGACCGACCGCGCGGCGGCGCTGTCCGCGCTGCTCAACGCGGCCGCGCCGCAAGGCGGCAGCGCCGACGCGCAGCGCGCGCTCGACGACTTCTACCAGCGCTTCGAGAAGGAGCCGCTTGTCATCGACAAGTGGTTTGCGCTGCAGGCCACGCAGCGCGGCAACCCGCGGCATCCGGTGATCGACACGGTGCGCCAGCTGATGACGCACCCGGCCTTCAACCTGAAGAACCCGAACCGTGCGCGCTCGCTGATCTTCAGCTTCTGCGCGGCGAATCCCGCGCAGTTCCATGCCGAAGACGGCTCGGGCTACGCATTCTGGGCCGAACAGGTGATCGCGCTCGACGCGCTCAATCCGCAGGTGGCCGCCCGTCTCGCGCGCTCGCTCGAACTGTGGCGCCGCTTTACGCCGGCGCTGCGCGAGAACATGCGCGCGGCGCTCGAAAAGGTCGCCGCGCAGGTGAAATCGCGCGACGTGCGCGAGATCATCGAAAAGGCATTGGCATGA
- a CDS encoding RelA/SpoT family protein, translated as MSATPPTATEVDHDVDSPSSARKYIDAVLEQSFRHLFGPTATPEQPRRHDVVSIARLTSALSGYLQPEEIKDVKAAFHFSDEAHLGQYRQSGEPYITHPVAVAEICAGWNLDAQSIMAALLHDVMEDQGVTKAELAERFGAKVAELVDGLSKLDKMEFRNREEAQAENFRKMLLAMARDVRVILVKLADRLHNMRTLGAVPPEKRRRVARETLDIYAPIAHRLGLNNTYRELQDLSFANFNPHRYATLEKAVKAARGNRREVVGKILESVQRAIADAKIDAEVTGREKTIFSIYKKMRDKQLSFSQVLDVYGFRVVVESALECYTCIGALHALFKPVPGKFKDYIAIPKVNGYQSLHTTLVGPFGAPIEFQVRTRKMHEIAEAGVAAHWLYKNGSADLNDVQKRAHQWLKSLLDIQSEAGDSSEFLEHVKIDLFPDAVYVFTPKSKIMALPRGATALDFAYSIHSDLGNQCVAVKINNELLPLRTELKSGDIVEVITAPYSKPNPAWLGFVRSGKARSAIRHYLKTMRLNESVQLGERLVDQGLKGYGLALSDVTPEAWEKLVQWTGNKNRQEIFADIGLGRRVAAVMAKRIEVLMNGRDGDDDGSRSESGTTPHAPPVVITGTEGMSVQLSACCRPIPGDDIMGYIGIGLGMAIHTTDCRVAQRIHRRDPGRWIDVAWAPQPGRLFDVAVKVLVKNTKGVFARVAADITSADANIVHIAMDEDLSQESTVLRFVIQVSDRVHLANVMRRVRTNPDVMRIARERPSEEGHHRHEGGMRIDRERADY; from the coding sequence ATGAGTGCCACCCCGCCCACCGCCACGGAAGTGGACCACGACGTAGATTCTCCTTCGTCTGCACGCAAGTACATCGACGCGGTCCTCGAACAGTCGTTTCGCCATCTGTTCGGGCCGACCGCCACGCCGGAGCAGCCGCGCCGGCATGACGTCGTTTCCATCGCCCGCCTGACGTCCGCGCTGTCCGGCTATCTGCAGCCGGAAGAGATCAAGGACGTCAAGGCGGCGTTTCATTTCAGCGACGAAGCTCACCTCGGCCAGTATCGCCAGAGCGGCGAGCCTTACATCACCCATCCGGTCGCCGTCGCGGAAATCTGCGCAGGCTGGAATCTCGACGCCCAGTCGATCATGGCGGCGCTGCTGCATGACGTGATGGAAGACCAGGGCGTGACCAAGGCGGAACTCGCGGAGCGCTTCGGCGCGAAGGTCGCGGAACTGGTCGACGGCCTGTCCAAGCTCGACAAGATGGAGTTTCGCAATCGCGAGGAAGCGCAGGCGGAAAACTTCCGCAAGATGCTGCTCGCGATGGCACGCGACGTGCGCGTGATTCTGGTGAAGCTCGCCGACCGGCTGCACAACATGCGCACGCTCGGCGCGGTGCCGCCGGAAAAGCGCCGTCGCGTCGCGCGCGAAACACTCGATATTTACGCGCCGATCGCTCACCGGCTCGGTCTGAACAATACCTATCGCGAGCTGCAGGACTTGAGCTTCGCGAACTTCAATCCGCACCGTTACGCGACGCTCGAAAAAGCCGTGAAGGCCGCGCGCGGCAATCGGCGCGAGGTGGTCGGCAAGATCCTTGAGTCGGTGCAGCGCGCGATCGCCGATGCGAAGATCGACGCGGAAGTCACCGGCCGCGAGAAAACCATCTTCAGCATCTACAAGAAGATGCGCGACAAGCAGTTGTCGTTCTCGCAGGTGCTCGACGTGTACGGTTTTCGCGTGGTCGTCGAGAGCGCGCTCGAGTGCTACACCTGCATCGGCGCACTGCATGCGCTCTTCAAGCCGGTGCCGGGCAAGTTCAAGGATTACATCGCGATCCCGAAGGTGAACGGCTACCAGTCGCTGCATACAACGCTGGTCGGCCCGTTCGGCGCGCCGATCGAGTTTCAGGTGCGCACGCGCAAGATGCACGAGATCGCCGAAGCGGGTGTGGCCGCGCACTGGCTGTACAAGAACGGCAGCGCGGATCTGAACGACGTGCAAAAGCGCGCGCATCAGTGGCTGAAGTCGCTGCTCGACATCCAGAGCGAAGCGGGCGATTCGAGCGAATTCCTCGAGCACGTGAAGATCGACCTGTTCCCGGACGCGGTCTACGTGTTTACGCCGAAGTCGAAAATCATGGCGCTGCCGCGCGGCGCCACCGCGCTCGATTTCGCCTATTCGATCCATAGCGACCTCGGCAACCAGTGTGTCGCGGTGAAGATCAACAACGAATTGCTGCCGCTGCGTACCGAGCTGAAGAGCGGCGATATCGTCGAGGTCATCACGGCGCCGTATTCGAAGCCGAATCCGGCATGGCTCGGTTTCGTGCGCAGCGGCAAGGCACGCTCGGCGATTCGCCATTATCTGAAGACGATGCGGCTGAACGAGTCGGTGCAGCTCGGCGAGCGTCTGGTCGATCAGGGGTTGAAGGGCTATGGGTTGGCGCTGTCGGATGTGACGCCCGAAGCGTGGGAAAAGCTCGTGCAATGGACGGGCAACAAGAACCGTCAGGAAATTTTCGCGGACATCGGTCTTGGCCGGCGCGTCGCGGCGGTCATGGCCAAGCGCATCGAGGTGCTGATGAACGGCCGCGACGGCGACGACGACGGCTCGCGCTCCGAGTCCGGCACGACGCCGCATGCGCCGCCGGTCGTCATCACCGGCACTGAAGGGATGTCGGTGCAGCTGTCCGCGTGCTGCCGTCCGATTCCCGGCGACGACATCATGGGCTATATCGGCATCGGCCTCGGTATGGCGATCCACACCACCGACTGCCGCGTCGCGCAGCGCATTCACCGGCGCGATCCGGGGCGCTGGATCGACGTCGCGTGGGCACCGCAGCCGGGCCGTCTGTTCGATGTCGCGGTGAAGGTGCTGGTCAAGAACACCAAGGGCGTGTTTGCGCGCGTGGCGGCGGATATCACGTCGGCTGACGCGAACATCGTCCATATCGCAATGGACGAAGATCTGTCGCAGGAATCCACGGTACTGCGCTTCGTGATCCAGGTCAGCGACCGGGTCCATCTGGCCAACGTGATGCGCCGCGTGCGCACGAACCCGGACGTGATGCGCATTGCGCGCGAACGGCCGAGCGAGGAAGGGCATCACCGGCATGAGGGCGGTATGCGCATCGATCGCGAGCGGGCGGACTACTGA
- a CDS encoding porin has translation MKKTLLVAALTGVFTTAAHAQSSVTLYGLIDAGITYTNNQHGHSNWQMTSGSVNGSRFGLRGAEDLGGGLKAIFTLENGFGINDGTLKQNGRMFGRQAFVGLSSDQFGAVTLGRQYDSMVDYVGPLALTGTQYGGTQFAHPFDNDNLNNSFRINNSIKFQSANYGGFKFGALYGFSNQADGFSNNRAYSAGASYNWGGLNVAAAYMQLNSNGATSAAAAFNSGGAVSGDNTFFAQRQQTWGAGANYAFGPATVGLVYSQTNLQGLAGISQSASGVTGGLGFPSNSAQFQNFEANARYALTPAVSLAAAYTYTRANLSSSHVHWNQVNLQTAYALSKRTDVYLQGVYQEANEGAIVDASINGLGAASSNNKQVAVTAGLRHRF, from the coding sequence ATGAAAAAGACACTCTTGGTCGCCGCCCTCACGGGCGTTTTTACAACCGCAGCGCATGCGCAAAGCAGCGTCACCCTGTACGGCCTGATCGACGCCGGCATCACTTATACCAACAACCAGCACGGCCACAGCAACTGGCAAATGACGAGCGGCTCGGTGAACGGCAGCCGCTTCGGCCTGCGTGGCGCCGAAGATCTCGGCGGCGGTCTGAAGGCCATTTTCACGTTGGAAAACGGCTTCGGCATCAATGACGGCACGCTCAAGCAGAATGGCCGCATGTTCGGCCGCCAGGCTTTCGTCGGTCTGTCCAGCGATCAGTTCGGCGCCGTCACGCTCGGCCGTCAGTACGACAGCATGGTCGACTACGTCGGCCCGTTGGCGCTGACCGGCACCCAATACGGCGGCACGCAGTTCGCGCACCCGTTCGACAACGACAACCTGAACAACTCGTTCCGTATCAACAACTCGATCAAGTTCCAGAGCGCCAACTACGGCGGCTTCAAGTTCGGCGCGTTGTACGGCTTCTCGAACCAGGCTGACGGCTTCTCGAACAATCGCGCTTACAGCGCAGGGGCGTCGTACAACTGGGGCGGCCTGAATGTCGCTGCCGCTTATATGCAGCTGAACAGCAACGGCGCCACGAGCGCGGCCGCGGCGTTCAATTCGGGCGGTGCGGTGTCGGGCGACAACACGTTCTTCGCGCAACGTCAGCAGACGTGGGGCGCCGGTGCCAACTACGCGTTCGGCCCGGCAACGGTCGGCCTCGTGTACTCGCAGACGAACCTGCAAGGTCTCGCGGGCATCAGCCAGAGCGCATCCGGTGTGACGGGCGGTCTGGGCTTCCCGAGCAACAGCGCGCAGTTCCAGAACTTCGAAGCTAATGCCCGTTATGCTCTGACGCCGGCGGTGAGCCTCGCCGCGGCCTACACGTACACCCGCGCGAACCTGTCGAGCTCGCACGTGCACTGGAACCAGGTCAACCTGCAAACTGCCTATGCGCTGTCCAAGCGTACCGACGTGTATCTGCAGGGTGTCTATCAGGAAGCCAACGAAGGTGCGATCGTCGACGCCAGCATCAACGGCCTTGGCGCAGCTTCGAGCAACAACAAGCAAGTCGCTGTGACGGCAGGTCTGCGTCACCGTTTCTAA
- a CDS encoding class 1 fructose-bisphosphatase, translating into MSLQRRTTLSKYLIEQQRETNNLPADLRLLIEVVARACKAISYHVSKGALGDALGSAGSENVQGEVQKKLDILSNEILLEANEWGGNLAGMASEEMEKFFPIPANYPKGEYLLVFDPLDGSSNIDVNVSIGTIFSVLRCPDGHQATEQSFLQPGTQQVAAGYAVYGPQTVLVLTTGNGVNCFTLDRELGSWVLTQSDMRIPVETREYAINASNERHWYAPVQQYIGELKAGNEGPRQADFNMRWIASMVADVHRILNRGGVFMYPADKRTPDKPGKLRLMYEANPMAFIVEQAGGAATNGEKRILDIQPKSLHERVAVFLGSKNEVDRVTRYHLEAKK; encoded by the coding sequence ATGTCCTTGCAACGTCGTACCACTCTCTCGAAGTACCTGATCGAGCAGCAGCGCGAAACGAACAACCTGCCCGCCGACCTGCGCCTGTTGATCGAAGTCGTCGCGCGTGCCTGCAAGGCGATCAGCTACCACGTCAGCAAAGGCGCGCTCGGCGATGCGCTCGGCTCGGCGGGCAGCGAGAATGTGCAGGGCGAGGTGCAGAAAAAGCTCGATATCCTGTCGAACGAAATCCTGCTCGAAGCGAACGAATGGGGCGGCAACCTCGCCGGCATGGCTTCCGAGGAGATGGAAAAATTCTTCCCGATCCCGGCTAACTATCCGAAGGGCGAATATCTGCTGGTGTTCGACCCGCTCGACGGCTCGTCGAACATCGACGTCAACGTGTCGATCGGTACGATCTTCTCGGTGCTGCGCTGCCCGGACGGCCATCAGGCGACCGAGCAGTCGTTCCTGCAACCGGGCACGCAGCAGGTCGCCGCGGGCTATGCGGTGTACGGCCCGCAGACGGTGCTCGTGCTGACCACCGGCAATGGCGTGAACTGCTTCACGCTCGATCGCGAACTCGGCTCGTGGGTGCTTACGCAAAGCGATATGCGCATCCCTGTCGAGACGCGCGAGTATGCGATCAATGCATCGAACGAGCGTCACTGGTATGCGCCGGTGCAGCAATACATCGGCGAGCTGAAGGCTGGCAACGAAGGTCCGCGTCAGGCCGACTTCAACATGCGCTGGATCGCATCGATGGTGGCCGATGTGCACCGTATCCTGAATCGCGGCGGCGTATTCATGTATCCGGCCGACAAGCGCACGCCGGACAAGCCGGGCAAGCTGCGTCTGATGTACGAAGCCAATCCGATGGCGTTCATCGTCGAGCAGGCGGGCGGCGCGGCGACCAATGGCGAGAAGCGCATTCTCGACATCCAGCCGAAGAGCTTGCACGAGCGCGTCGCGGTGTTCCTCGGCTCGAAGAATGAAGTCGATCGTGTGACTCGCTACCACCTCGAAGCGAAAAAGTGA
- a CDS encoding exonuclease domain-containing protein: MSELISPEPALDVPIVFVDLETTGGSTNEHRITEVGVVEIGPAGVSRWSSLVDPRQPIPSFIQQLTGITNEMVRGAPTFESIAPALLERLNGKLFVAHNASFDRGFLRSEFRRAGLAFDPDVLCTVRLSRALFPAEKRHGLDALVERHALVPSDRHRALADADLIWQFWQRLHALIPLDALRAQIERATRRYRLAGDITEELLETAPAGCGVYAFYGEGDAPLYVGRSVRVRQRLRAHLSGERRSSKDIRLAQQVRRVEWRATGGELGAMLAEAQWIATLRPGQNRLPRVTKSDPADAPWPFAGPIVFEEREDAQRVFHVVDRWRYLGHAPSLAQAAQLHASMMAGTFELSTYRILQTHLARGLRVMPLSVSSDAAESSFV; this comes from the coding sequence ATGTCCGAACTGATTTCGCCGGAACCGGCCCTTGATGTACCCATCGTCTTCGTCGACCTTGAAACGACTGGCGGTTCCACGAACGAGCACCGTATCACCGAAGTCGGCGTCGTCGAGATAGGGCCGGCGGGCGTATCGCGCTGGAGCAGTCTGGTCGACCCGCGGCAGCCGATTCCTTCGTTCATCCAGCAGCTGACCGGCATCACCAACGAAATGGTGCGCGGCGCACCGACCTTCGAATCGATCGCGCCCGCGCTGCTCGAGCGTCTGAACGGCAAGCTGTTCGTTGCGCACAACGCGAGTTTCGATCGTGGATTTCTGCGCAGCGAGTTTCGCCGCGCCGGGCTTGCATTCGACCCCGACGTGCTGTGCACCGTGCGATTATCGCGCGCGCTGTTTCCGGCCGAAAAGCGCCACGGCCTCGATGCGCTCGTCGAACGTCATGCGCTCGTGCCGTCCGATCGCCACCGCGCGCTCGCCGATGCGGACCTGATCTGGCAGTTCTGGCAGCGTCTGCACGCGCTCATACCGCTCGATGCACTACGCGCGCAGATCGAGCGCGCGACGCGGCGCTACCGGCTGGCCGGCGATATCACCGAGGAGCTGCTCGAGACCGCGCCGGCGGGCTGTGGTGTCTATGCGTTCTACGGCGAAGGGGATGCGCCGCTTTACGTCGGGCGAAGCGTGCGTGTGCGGCAGCGGCTGCGCGCGCATCTGAGCGGCGAGCGGCGGTCATCGAAGGACATCCGGCTGGCGCAGCAGGTGCGACGCGTCGAGTGGCGCGCGACCGGCGGCGAGTTGGGTGCGATGCTCGCCGAGGCGCAATGGATCGCGACGCTGCGGCCGGGCCAGAACCGGCTGCCGCGTGTGACGAAAAGCGATCCCGCGGATGCCCCATGGCCGTTCGCGGGACCGATTGTTTTCGAGGAGCGCGAGGACGCGCAGCGCGTCTTTCACGTCGTCGATCGTTGGCGTTATCTGGGGCATGCGCCGTCGCTCGCGCAGGCGGCGCAACTGCATGCGTCGATGATGGCCGGGACCTTCGAGTTGTCGACGTATCGCATCCTGCAGACGCATCTGGCGCGCGGACTGCGCGTGATGCCGTTGAGCGTGTCGAGCGACGCGGCTGAGTCGAGCTTCGTCTAG
- a CDS encoding chorismate mutase → MNRPSRFAASCALALATTSFVFTPAPAFADGDDTALTNLIALASQRLALAEPVARWKWAHHQSITDTPRENALLADVEKRAAAANVDPAFARAFFQDQIDASKDVQSALFATWRSGQPPQEPAPDLATSTRPQLDKLTQSLIASLARVQPLRASDNCPTRVAQALTNWKSLTRYDSTRSSALTRALGHVCETGGVGATG, encoded by the coding sequence ATGAATCGCCCGTCTCGCTTCGCCGCGTCATGCGCGCTCGCGCTTGCCACCACCAGCTTCGTTTTCACACCTGCCCCCGCCTTCGCCGATGGCGACGACACCGCGCTTACCAATCTGATTGCGCTGGCCTCGCAGCGTCTCGCGCTGGCGGAGCCGGTTGCGCGCTGGAAATGGGCGCACCACCAGTCCATCACCGATACCCCCCGTGAAAACGCGCTGCTCGCCGATGTGGAAAAGCGCGCCGCGGCGGCGAACGTCGACCCGGCTTTCGCGAGAGCATTCTTCCAGGATCAGATCGACGCGAGCAAGGATGTGCAGAGCGCGCTGTTTGCCACGTGGCGCAGCGGCCAGCCGCCGCAGGAACCGGCGCCCGATCTCGCGACCAGCACGCGACCGCAGCTCGACAAGCTCACGCAATCGCTGATAGCCAGTCTCGCACGCGTGCAACCATTGCGAGCGTCGGACAATTGTCCGACGCGCGTCGCACAGGCACTCACTAACTGGAAATCGCTGACGCGTTATGACTCGACGCGTTCGAGCGCCCTCACCCGCGCGCTCGGTCACGTGTGCGAAACGGGCGGCGTCGGCGCGACGGGCTGA
- the rpoZ gene encoding DNA-directed RNA polymerase subunit omega, protein MARITVEDCLKQIPNRFELALAATYRARQLAQGHTPKIESRDKPTVVALREIASGQVGVEMLKKVPV, encoded by the coding sequence ATGGCCCGCATTACCGTCGAAGACTGCCTCAAACAGATCCCGAACCGTTTCGAACTCGCGCTCGCCGCGACCTATCGTGCGCGTCAGCTCGCTCAAGGTCATACGCCGAAGATCGAAAGCCGCGACAAGCCCACCGTCGTTGCGCTGCGTGAAATCGCGTCCGGCCAGGTCGGCGTCGAAATGCTGAAGAAGGTACCTGTTTAA
- a CDS encoding cold-shock protein — protein sequence METGIVKWFNDAKGFGFITSDSGGEDLFAHFSEIRAEGFKSLKENQRVSFDVKTSPKGKQAANIQPL from the coding sequence ATGGAAACCGGTATCGTCAAATGGTTCAACGATGCTAAAGGCTTTGGCTTCATCACGTCGGACTCGGGCGGCGAAGATCTGTTCGCGCACTTTTCGGAGATCCGCGCGGAGGGCTTCAAGTCGCTGAAGGAAAACCAGCGCGTCTCTTTCGACGTCAAGACGAGTCCCAAGGGCAAGCAGGCGGCCAATATTCAGCCGTTATAA
- a CDS encoding phage protein NinX family protein, with translation MNVSDLTGVALDYWVARGLHDFVREIYFTDSGETVSIRGNDRGRPWDGRFRPSASWEAAAVVLERARRLEVSEQGGRGALCIAEFAGGQRASEGRGESMRVALLRAFVASHFGDTVDDLLHERQALTGARAQTISEQTVGGVVEDLPRPDGQIGDIQSPPR, from the coding sequence ATGAACGTATCCGACCTCACTGGCGTGGCACTCGACTATTGGGTGGCGCGCGGCCTGCACGACTTCGTGCGCGAGATCTATTTCACCGATAGCGGCGAGACCGTATCGATCCGCGGTAACGATCGCGGTCGTCCGTGGGATGGGCGCTTCAGGCCGTCGGCGTCATGGGAGGCGGCCGCCGTGGTGCTGGAGCGCGCGCGGCGGCTGGAAGTGAGCGAGCAGGGCGGCCGGGGCGCGCTATGCATCGCGGAATTCGCGGGCGGCCAGCGCGCGTCGGAAGGGCGGGGAGAGTCGATGCGTGTCGCGTTGCTGCGGGCGTTCGTCGCGAGCCATTTCGGCGATACGGTGGACGACCTGCTGCATGAGCGCCAAGCACTGACCGGCGCGCGGGCGCAGACGATCAGCGAGCAAACGGTGGGCGGGGTTGTCGAGGATTTGCCCAGGCCGGACGGGCAGATTGGCGATATTCAATCACCGCCGCGATGA
- the greB gene encoding transcription elongation factor GreB: MNKAFVKESSEDGDDDLDVAQPDVPAGTKNYITPAGHRRMRDELLNLIDVERPEVVKLVSWAASNGDRSENGDYIYGKRRLREIDRRIRFLTKRLDLAEVVDSSRQENVDQVFFGATVDYASEDGEEHTVTIVGIDEVDLDIGHVSWISPIARALLKAKVGDTVTLFTPVGPQPIDILDVKYPPPDSGG; this comes from the coding sequence ATGAACAAGGCCTTTGTCAAAGAATCGAGCGAAGACGGCGATGACGATCTCGACGTCGCCCAGCCCGACGTGCCCGCGGGCACCAAAAACTATATTACGCCCGCCGGCCACCGGCGTATGCGTGATGAACTGCTGAATCTGATCGATGTCGAGCGGCCGGAGGTGGTCAAGCTCGTGTCGTGGGCGGCGTCGAACGGTGACCGCTCGGAGAATGGGGATTACATCTACGGCAAACGCCGTCTGCGCGAAATCGACCGGCGAATCCGCTTTCTGACCAAGCGCCTCGACCTTGCCGAGGTGGTCGATAGCAGCCGACAGGAGAATGTCGATCAGGTGTTCTTCGGCGCGACCGTCGACTATGCGAGCGAAGATGGCGAAGAGCACACCGTGACGATCGTCGGCATCGATGAGGTCGATCTGGATATCGGGCACGTAAGCTGGATTTCGCCGATTGCCCGTGCGCTGCTGAAGGCGAAAGTCGGCGATACAGTCACGTTATTCACACCGGTGGGCCCTCAACCGATCGATATTCTCGACGTCAAATATCCGCCGCCGGATAGCGGCGGTTAG